The genomic window GAAAACGTGGTAATCGAACCCTTTGTAGTGATACATAAAGACGTTGTAATTGGAGAAGGAACCTGGATCGGATCGAATGTTACCATTATGGACGGTGCACGTATCGGCAAGAACTGCCGTATTTTTCCTGGTGCTGTTATTTCAGGCGAGCCACAGGATTTAAAATTTGCCGGTGAAGTTACCACTGCAGAAATTGGAGACAATACGACTATCCGTGAGTGTGTAACCATTAACCGTGGTACAAAAGATAAATGGAAAACCACTATCGGTAGCAATTGTTTAATTCAGGCATACTCACACATCGCGCACGATTGTGAGGTTGGAAACAACTGCATTTTTTCAAACAGCACCACTTTAGCTGGCCATATTACTATTGGAAACAATGTAGTTTTGGCGGGTTTGGTTGCGATACATCAATTTGTTAAAGTGGGTTCTTATGCTTTCGTAACCGGTGGTTCATTGGTACGCAAAGATGTTCCCCCTTATGTAAAAGCAGCTCGTGAGCCACTTTCGTATGCAGGAATTAACTCTGTTGGTTTACGCAGAAGAGGTTTTACCAACGAACAGATTGACGAAATCCAAGAGATTTACCGTGTACTTTTCGTAAAACACAATAACGTAACTAAAGCTTTAGACATGATCGAAGCCGAATTTAAACCAACGGAAATCCGTGATGAAATTGTAGATTTTATCCGCAATTCTAACCGTGGGGTAATGAAGGGCTTCGGAATGGGAAGCTAATTAAGATAGAAGGCTGAAGGGTTTAAGGTGGAAGGTAAAACCCATTGCCTTAAACAAATTCAAATCAATATTCATGAGTGATTTAACGCTAATCAGAACCGATTCAGACAATGCCGATTTTAGGACATTGGTCGCTTTATTAGATCAGGATTTAGCTGTTAGAGATGGTGACGACCATACTTTTTATGCTCAATTTAACAAGGTTGATGCTATTAAAGAGGTGATTGTTGCTTATCATAATGAAAATCCTGTTGGCTGTGGCGCCATAAAGCCTTTTGCTGCAACAGAAGCCGAAGTTAAAAGAATGTTTGTACATCCAGAGTATAGGAAGCAAGGCGTAGCTGCTAAAGTTTTAACTGAATTAGAGAACTGGGCTACTGAACTCGGTTTTACTGCATGTGTTTTAGAAACCGGCAAAAAACAGCCGGAAGCCATTGCCCTTTACCAAAAAGTAGGT from Flavobacterium sp. W4I14 includes these protein-coding regions:
- a CDS encoding putative acetyltransferase (product_source=KO:K03829; cath_funfam=3.40.630.30; cog=COG0454; ko=KO:K03829; pfam=PF00583; superfamily=55729) — encoded protein: MSDLTLIRTDSDNADFRTLVALLDQDLAVRDGDDHTFYAQFNKVDAIKEVIVAYHNENPVGCGAIKPFAATEAEVKRMFVHPEYRKQGVAAKVLTELENWATELGFTACVLETGKKQPEAIALYQKVGYHITPNYGQYIGVDNSVCMTKPLIAKP
- a CDS encoding UDP-N-acetylglucosamine acyltransferase (product_source=KO:K00677; cath_funfam=1.20.1180.10,2.160.10.10; cog=COG1043; ko=KO:K00677; pfam=PF13720; superfamily=51161; tigrfam=TIGR01852), which gives rise to MIQPLAYIHPQAKIAENVVIEPFVVIHKDVVIGEGTWIGSNVTIMDGARIGKNCRIFPGAVISGEPQDLKFAGEVTTAEIGDNTTIRECVTINRGTKDKWKTTIGSNCLIQAYSHIAHDCEVGNNCIFSNSTTLAGHITIGNNVVLAGLVAIHQFVKVGSYAFVTGGSLVRKDVPPYVKAAREPLSYAGINSVGLRRRGFTNEQIDEIQEIYRVLFVKHNNVTKALDMIEAEFKPTEIRDEIVDFIRNSNRGVMKGFGMGS